One region of Acidovorax sp. T1 genomic DNA includes:
- a CDS encoding LysR family transcriptional regulator — MELTSLTVLVDILDAGNLSQAARNLKMSRANVSYHLNQLEKSVGVQLVRRTTRRVEPTEVGLRLYQHGRAIQNEMLAARETIATLGQGLQGRVGLSVPSGYGQMVMSDWLIDFKRLYPGIVLDVRFENRVDDLIRDEVDIAIRVMPEPPPTLVARDMGVVHYVACASRGYAQAHGLPTGLEALRTAPLITAGVVGRQLRLRAYLGDERQEVTLEPTLISEHFPFLRQGILAGLGVGLVPDYVVQDAVASGEVLTTLDEWRLSIFGTQMFMLYMPDRHQTRAVRTCIEYLLGRALPATETPAPSLPAP; from the coding sequence ATGGAACTCACCTCCCTGACCGTCCTGGTGGACATCCTGGACGCCGGCAACCTGAGCCAGGCCGCGCGCAACCTGAAGATGTCGCGCGCCAACGTGAGCTACCACCTCAACCAGCTCGAAAAATCGGTGGGCGTGCAACTGGTACGCCGCACCACGCGCCGGGTCGAACCCACCGAAGTGGGCCTGCGCCTGTACCAGCATGGCCGCGCCATCCAGAACGAAATGCTGGCCGCGCGCGAAACCATCGCCACGCTGGGCCAGGGCCTGCAAGGCCGCGTGGGCCTGAGCGTGCCCAGTGGCTACGGGCAGATGGTGATGTCTGATTGGCTGATCGACTTCAAGCGCCTGTACCCAGGCATCGTGCTCGATGTGCGCTTTGAGAACCGGGTGGACGACCTGATTCGCGACGAGGTGGACATCGCCATCCGCGTCATGCCCGAGCCCCCGCCCACGCTGGTGGCCCGCGATATGGGGGTGGTGCACTATGTCGCCTGCGCCTCGCGCGGCTATGCCCAGGCGCACGGCCTGCCCACCGGGCTGGAGGCGCTGCGCACCGCGCCGCTGATCACGGCCGGCGTGGTGGGGCGCCAGTTGCGCCTGCGCGCCTATCTGGGCGACGAACGCCAGGAAGTGACGCTGGAACCAACGCTGATTTCCGAGCACTTCCCGTTCCTGCGCCAGGGCATCCTGGCCGGGCTGGGCGTGGGGCTGGTGCCCGACTACGTGGTGCAGGACGCCGTGGCCAGCGGCGAGGTGCTGACCACCCTGGACGAATGGCGCCTGAGCATCTTCGGAACGCAAATGTTCATGCTCTACATGCCCGACCGCCACCAAACGCGGGCGGTGCGTACCTGCATCGAGTATTTGCTGGGCCGCGCCCTGCCCGCCACCGAAACTCCAGCGCCAAGCCTGCCGGCGCCGTGA
- a CDS encoding ABC transporter ATP-binding protein, protein MSTTTPSGTPLVQAHDLAKTFDVSAPWLNRVLERKPRTLLHAVDGVSFDIEKGKTLALVGESGCGKSTVARLLVGLYEPTRGGLTFDGQDAHAAFKGGSAKAMRRRIQMIFQDPYASLNPRWLVEDIVGEPLREHGLITDKAELKARVGELLQSVGLSPLDMVKYPHQFSGGQRQRISIARALATEPEFLVCDEPTSALDVSVQAQVLNIMKDLQRERHLTYLFISHNLAVVRHVSDQVGVMYLGRLVELADKHTLFDTPRHPYTRMLLDAIPKMHDTGKARTPVQGEVPNPLSPPPGCAFNPRCPHVNERCRTDRPPLLSLGGIRIACHAVEEGRI, encoded by the coding sequence ATGAGCACAACAACACCTTCCGGCACCCCGCTGGTGCAGGCGCATGACCTCGCCAAGACTTTCGATGTCTCGGCCCCCTGGCTCAACCGCGTGCTCGAACGCAAGCCGCGCACGCTGCTGCACGCCGTGGATGGCGTGAGTTTCGACATCGAAAAAGGCAAGACGCTCGCCCTGGTGGGCGAATCGGGCTGCGGCAAAAGCACCGTGGCGCGCCTGCTGGTGGGCCTGTACGAGCCCACGCGCGGCGGCCTCACCTTTGACGGGCAGGATGCGCATGCCGCCTTCAAGGGTGGCAGTGCCAAGGCCATGCGCCGGCGCATCCAGATGATTTTTCAGGACCCCTATGCCAGCCTCAACCCGCGCTGGCTGGTGGAAGACATCGTGGGCGAGCCGCTGCGCGAGCATGGCCTGATCACCGACAAGGCCGAGCTCAAGGCCCGCGTGGGCGAGCTGCTGCAATCGGTGGGCCTGTCGCCGCTCGACATGGTGAAGTACCCGCACCAGTTCTCGGGTGGGCAGCGCCAGCGCATCTCGATTGCGCGCGCACTGGCCACCGAGCCGGAGTTTCTGGTGTGCGACGAGCCCACCAGCGCGCTCGATGTGTCGGTGCAGGCGCAGGTGCTCAACATCATGAAGGACCTGCAGCGCGAGCGGCACCTGACCTACCTGTTCATCAGCCACAACCTGGCCGTGGTGCGCCATGTGAGCGACCAGGTGGGCGTGATGTACCTGGGCCGCCTGGTGGAGCTGGCCGACAAGCACACGCTGTTTGACACGCCGCGCCACCCCTACACGCGCATGCTGCTCGATGCCATCCCCAAGATGCACGACACCGGCAAGGCGCGCACCCCCGTGCAGGGCGAGGTGCCCAATCCGCTCAGCCCGCCGCCGGGCTGCGCCTTCAACCCGCGCTGCCCGCATGTGAACGAGCGCTGCCGCACCGATCGGCCGCCTTTGCTGAGTCTGGGGGGCATCCGCATTGCCTGCCACGCGGTGGAGGAAGGGCGGATCTGA
- a CDS encoding ABC transporter ATP-binding protein encodes MSLLEVKNLVVEFPNRRGTLRALDDISFSIAPGEILGVVGESGAGKSLTGAAIIGLLESPGRVASGEILLEGQRIDNLSDAQMRPIRGRRIGAIFQDPLTSLNPLYTVGRQLTETILAHLPVSAAEARRRAIALLQDTGIPAAEQRVDHYPHQFSGGMRQRVVIALALAAEPQLIVADEPTTALDVSIQAQIITLLKTICKSRGAAVMLITHDMGVIAETCDRVAVLYAGRVVEIGPVHEVINHPAHPYTVGLMASIPDMAQDRERLNQIDGAMPRLNAIPAGCAFNPRCPSRFDRCTVERPDLLPAGATRAACWLHAAEVAA; translated from the coding sequence ATGTCCCTGCTTGAAGTCAAAAACCTCGTCGTCGAATTCCCGAACCGCCGCGGCACGCTGCGCGCCCTGGACGACATTTCGTTTTCCATCGCCCCCGGCGAGATCCTGGGGGTGGTGGGGGAGTCGGGTGCCGGCAAATCGCTCACGGGCGCTGCCATCATCGGCCTGCTGGAATCGCCCGGCCGCGTGGCCTCGGGCGAGATCCTGCTGGAAGGCCAGCGCATCGACAACCTCAGCGATGCGCAGATGCGCCCTATCCGGGGCCGGCGCATCGGCGCGATCTTCCAGGACCCGCTGACCTCGCTGAACCCTCTGTACACCGTGGGCCGTCAGCTCACCGAAACCATCCTGGCGCACCTGCCGGTGTCTGCTGCCGAAGCGCGGCGGCGCGCCATAGCGCTGCTGCAGGACACCGGCATTCCGGCGGCCGAGCAGCGCGTGGACCACTACCCGCACCAGTTCTCGGGCGGCATGCGCCAGCGCGTGGTGATTGCCCTGGCCCTGGCGGCCGAGCCGCAGCTCATCGTGGCCGACGAGCCCACCACGGCGCTGGATGTGTCGATCCAGGCGCAGATCATCACGCTGCTCAAAACCATCTGCAAATCGCGCGGCGCGGCCGTGATGCTGATCACCCACGACATGGGCGTGATTGCAGAAACCTGCGACCGGGTAGCAGTGCTGTATGCCGGGCGCGTGGTGGAAATCGGCCCGGTGCACGAGGTCATCAACCACCCCGCGCACCCCTATACCGTCGGCCTCATGGCCTCCATTCCCGACATGGCGCAAGACCGCGAGCGCCTGAACCAGATTGACGGAGCCATGCCCCGACTGAACGCCATTCCTGCGGGCTGTGCCTTCAACCCGCGCTGCCCCAGCCGCTTTGACCGCTGCACGGTCGAGCGCCCCGACCTGCTGCCCGCTGGTGCCACCCGCGCGGCCTGCTGGCTGCACGCTGCGGAGGTGGCGGCATGA